The following are encoded in a window of Gossypium raimondii isolate GPD5lz chromosome 13, ASM2569854v1, whole genome shotgun sequence genomic DNA:
- the LOC105781903 gene encoding transcription factor MYB10: MVRQPYLKKGTWSHDEDQKLIAYIRKYGIWNWNEMPKFAGLQRSGKSCRLRWMNYLRPNIRRGNFSREEEETIIHLQKTLGNRWSAIAARLPQRTDNDIKNYWNTRLKKRVMGEKKNPSSATTETKSSMEENSSDADSSMMVDILLDYQIPTMDDFPELAADTTISLSDCNLSVAVDDHYNMAMDNNLVSSENYWEIENLWGQSLTMEGLDCEVMSPNSQLWLHEPIYACDSYYDPVVELWVNPFI, encoded by the exons ATGGTGAGACAACCATATCTGAAGAAAGGAACATGGAGTCATGATGAAGATCAGAAGCTGATTGCTTATATTAGGAAATATGGGATTTGGAATTGGAACGAAATGCCCAAATTCGCTG GGTTGCAAAGATCAGGGAAGAGTTGCAGACTACGTTGGATGAATTACTTGAGACCTAATATAAGGCGTGGAAACTTCAGcagggaagaagaagaaaccaTAATCCACCTGCAAAAGACGCTAGGAAATCG GTGGTCAGCAATAGCAGCAAGGCTTCCACAAAGAACAGACAATGATATAAAAAACTACTGGAACACTCGCTTGAAGAAGCGAGTAATGGGGGAGAAAAAGAATCCATCATCAGCAACTACAGAAACCAAATCTAGTATGGAGGAGAATTCGTCTGATGCTGATTCCTCAATGATGGTGGATATTTTGTTGGACTATCAGATTCCTACAATGGATGATTTCCCAGAACTAGCTGCCGATACTACCATTTCTCTATCAGACTGCAACCTTAGTGTGGCAGTTGATGACCACTATAACATGGCTATGGACAACAATTTAGTTTCATCTGAAAACTATTGGGAAATTGAGAATCTTTGGGGGCAGTCATTGACGATGGAAGGTTTGGACTGTGAAGTAATGTCACCTAATTCTCAGCTGTGGCTCCATGAACCCATATATGCATGTGATTCATACTATGACCCTGTGGTTGAGTTATGGGTCAACCCATTTATTTAG